Below is a genomic region from Spartinivicinus marinus.
TAACTGATCAAAAGGCCAATTCATGAGAAGTATTCCATAAGCTTAGTTAAACATACATTTTGAATAAAATAGGCTAAGAGGTTCAATAAGAGTATGTACAGCGAATCCAGCAATCAAGCCATACCCCCCACCACAATTAATTTTTAGGTGAAGAATAAAGCAGTTTATACTCTTCGCAAAGAGTATAGTTGCAAGATATGAGTATAAGGTCATAATTCCCTAGTTTGCAAAGAGAGTCGCGTGTGGAAATTTTAAACTTAAAGCTACTCGGGCGCCCCTTAAGGTTAGAGGGTACAATGTCTGGCTGGCAACGGCTGTATTGGGATCATCAAGTTGTCTCAGAAGTGGCTGCAACAACTGAAGCAGATGGTAACGCAACCCATATTTTTGAGCTACATGGTGAGCAAGGAGTTATCAAGTGTTACATTTCAGTGAGTATAAACTGGCACCCATTTGAAGTTAGCTATAGCGTTACTATTAATGATCAAATAGTTGATGAAGGAAAGCGATCTCTACAGGATCTAGAGCATTCAGCACCACAAGAAGTCATGCCAATCAAGAAGGAGCTTAACTTGGTAGGGTTAGCCTCACTGGGCTTTAAGCTGTTCAAAAGTGCCAAAGTAATTAAGGTGGTGTTAGCAGGTGCTAGCGTTGCTGCCTATTCCTGGTTTTTTTCTTTACAGTTTGCCCTTGCATTGATCGCTTGTTTAGTGTTTCACGAATATGGTCATATTAGAGCGATGAAATACTTTGGGATGAAGACCAAAGGTATATATTTAATCCCTTTTTTTGGCGGGCTTGCGTTAGGTGATGATAAAATAAATACCCGCTGGCAAGATGTTGTTATTTCTATAATGGGTCCAAGTTTTGGTTTATTTTTATCCATAGTGTGTTTGATTTTATACAAACTAACAGGAGAAATATTTTTTGCTGGTTTAGCTGGCTTTAACGCGCTTTTAAACTTATTTAACCTATTACCCATACTTCCACTTGATGGAGGTCATATATTAAAAAGCATCAGTTTTTCGATGGACAGCAAAGTGGGTATTGCAGCTTGCGCCTTAGGCGCCGCGCTGGGTGTATTTTTGAGTTATCAGTTAGGGCTAGCTTTACTTGGTTTTTTATTGCTAATCGGAAGCGTTGAAATATTAGCCGAATGGCGGTTAAGGCATGAAAGCAGGTTATATCCACTTGATGGTTATGGACAACTATTTTCACTGATTTGGTATTTACTAACTGTAAGCAGTTTAATTGGTATCATTTGGTACTTGTCAGGAACTGGAGATGCCTTACTGGGGCTACCATTGCAAGTGCTACAAAGCTAACTTTTTATAGACAATATTACTCTATAGGTAGTTATTCATAATATATAACTACCTAAGTAATTGTTTAATTTGAGTTTTTCAACTAACCAAGTCACTTATAAAGTGTTACATACTCTCAAAGCCTCCTTAACAATTTCAAATAAATAACTAGCATTAGCTAAAATTGACAGAATACTGACTTTAAAATAAAGACATTATTATCAATGATAAAGTGGTGGTGGCAGCTTATAGTAGTTTTATTCCTATGTTGTTCCCTCGCATCAGCAGATAAAATTATTCTTGCCACCGATTATTGGTGCCCCATTAGTTGTGAGCCTAAAAGTAACCAAGAAGGCTTCATGATTGATATAGCAAGAAGAGTTTTTGCCAAGCATGGGCATCAGATTGAATACCAAGTAATGCCATGGAACAGAACCCTTAGCATGGTTAGATCAGGTAAAATTCATGGTGCAGTTGGTCCTTATATTGAAGACTGTCCTGATTTTATTTTTCCAGAAAATGAACTAGCAATGATTGGTTTTTCAGTTTATGTAAAAAGTGAAAATTCTTGGATTTACAGTAGTATTTCATCACTAAAAGAAGTGCGTTTAGGTGTTGCAGCAAACTACTCTTATGGACAGGAACTGGACCTCTATATAGAAAAACACAAAACCAATAGAAAAAAGCTACAAATCAATTATGGCAATTTACCCGTCGAAAATAATATAAAGATGCTACTATCAGATAGAATTGATGCAGTAGTTGCAACTCAGCCAGTGTTTTTACATATTGCAAACAAGTTAAATGTAAACAACCAGTTAAAATCAGCGGGCATTATAAATAAACCAAAGAAAGCTTATACTCGATTCCGAAGTTTTTAATGCTTGACTAGCACGATGAGAGAGATTCAGAAGACTGGACTACAGGTATTGCTCCATTTCTTCGCCTAGCAAAGAACGATCAACACGACACCTGCAGACCAGTGATGGTGTAGTATATCGCGCTTGTATTTCAATAGCGACTTGATGACGACTTGTGTTGATTACCCCTATTCCCCATGTGATAAAGTTTGTTCAAACTCTAAACGACACCTTGACTGTTTCTTTTCAATCTCCTGGATTAAGTCGTATCCAGTGTCGCTGGTTAACTATTATGCTGATGGGAATTGGTGTCACTGGTGTATTTTGCTGGGCTGTTTTTGAGCGGTGTAGCTTAGGAGCATTCAAGCAGGACCAATTACGTTGGATGTTTTACCATAGTAAAATTGCCTGGTCATTGTTGTTGCAAGCCAGTGTCCGACAAGTACTCAATCACTATCATATTACGAGAGGAGTACTCATTTTTGACGATAGTGATAAAGTCCGCTCCAAGAGAACACGACGTATTAAAGGTGTGCATAAAATAAAACATAAAAAATCCGGCGGCTATGTTCAAGGGCAAGAGCTAGTGTTTATGCTACTGGTGACACCTGTAGCTACCTTACCGATTGCTTTTCGCTTTTATACACCTGATCCAGCGTTAAGTGCTTGGCGTCAGAAAAATAAAGCCCTAAAGAGGCTGGGTATTCCTGGAAAAGAAAGACCCAAAAAACCTAAGCCCAACCCAGATTATCCGACCAAACAAGCTTTAGCACTTGAGATGGTTGAAGCATTTTCATTGTCATTTTCTGATATAAAGATTAATGCGGTCATTGCTGATGCACTGTATAGCACAGCAGAATTCATGGATAAGGCTTCCATTGC
It encodes:
- a CDS encoding site-2 protease family protein, whose product is MEILNLKLLGRPLRLEGTMSGWQRLYWDHQVVSEVAATTEADGNATHIFELHGEQGVIKCYISVSINWHPFEVSYSVTINDQIVDEGKRSLQDLEHSAPQEVMPIKKELNLVGLASLGFKLFKSAKVIKVVLAGASVAAYSWFFSLQFALALIACLVFHEYGHIRAMKYFGMKTKGIYLIPFFGGLALGDDKINTRWQDVVISIMGPSFGLFLSIVCLILYKLTGEIFFAGLAGFNALLNLFNLLPILPLDGGHILKSISFSMDSKVGIAACALGAALGVFLSYQLGLALLGFLLLIGSVEILAEWRLRHESRLYPLDGYGQLFSLIWYLLTVSSLIGIIWYLSGTGDALLGLPLQVLQS
- a CDS encoding substrate-binding periplasmic protein, which produces MIKWWWQLIVVLFLCCSLASADKIILATDYWCPISCEPKSNQEGFMIDIARRVFAKHGHQIEYQVMPWNRTLSMVRSGKIHGAVGPYIEDCPDFIFPENELAMIGFSVYVKSENSWIYSSISSLKEVRLGVAANYSYGQELDLYIEKHKTNRKKLQINYGNLPVENNIKMLLSDRIDAVVATQPVFLHIANKLNVNNQLKSAGIINKPKKAYTRFRSF
- a CDS encoding transposase, whose amino-acid sequence is MLITPIPHVIKFVQTLNDTLTVSFQSPGLSRIQCRWLTIMLMGIGVTGVFCWAVFERCSLGAFKQDQLRWMFYHSKIAWSLLLQASVRQVLNHYHITRGVLIFDDSDKVRSKRTRRIKGVHKIKHKKSGGYVQGQELVFMLLVTPVATLPIAFRFYTPDPALSAWRQKNKALKRLGIPGKERPKKPKPNPDYPTKQALALEMVEAFSLSFSDIKINAVIADALYSTAEFMDKASIATGGAQVVSQLRSNQLILSQGKKVRLTHYFARQTGVDTKLIIRGQKTQSITMLAARVYVKAHGKKRFVVALKYEGEKNYRYLVASDMSWRHGDIARVYTLRWLVEVFIEDWKQHAGWNRLAKQQGEEGSTRGVIMSLLYDHMLLLHPEQSVRLENKQPGLPVGCLTERIKTEALIKTVEAVVTADEPKQQLKAFTAAIISVLPERRSKKHLAGLDLGKQEPTDSLKYRAAA